Genomic DNA from Coffea arabica cultivar ET-39 chromosome 7e, Coffea Arabica ET-39 HiFi, whole genome shotgun sequence:
ttctttttgttaccaaatcagtttttttttttatatgtttaactatatatatatttattttacttCACATACATAAGTCGtgttacaaataaaaatagagtatttattctgaaaaaaaattcaaataatatgGGTTTGTGGTGCTTCACCTTCTTTGTGATCTGAAATACCCTACTCTCTAACTCTTATCACAACTAGCCCATGGTGACTTTGAACTTGATGGGGGTCACAGCTGTGAATCCGAACCCATTACAACCAGCCCGTGTTGAATGTCAAAAGATGGATCAACACTCTCTTAAGTGCATGCATATTTAATTACCGCCGGCCCATGTAACCAGCCCGCGTTGTTGTTattggttgttttttttttttttttttttttttaatgggaaGTGCAGTCTGCACAGCCCTTGTTGATTTTACACTTACGGCTCAGTAGGTGTTGAACTAGAATTACCACTTTGTCCTTCAAAAAAGAATTACTACTTTGCAGTATCTGGATTTGGTGCGGAAAAAGCACAaggaaaataaacaaataaaaagaaacaattttAGCGATTTAGCATTGTAAGTGTCAAATTTACACCACTTCTAAATTTAATTGGCAAAATAAAATTATGCAAAATTATTCTCTTctcttgaaaaacaaaaaagcactTTTCTAATGTTAATATACTCCTATTGCTTAATCTCACCTATAAATCACACTACATTATAATACTCCCAAATTCTCAATGATTGATCACTATAGGTTTGGTTATGCCGATCGATCGAGTAGTACTTTGGTAGTCATCCACAAGGGTGTGGGGTGAGCCAACCCCTTATCAGTAGTTTGCGAGTAACTGGGTCAAAGCTTGACTCGAAATTAGTTTGACTGAATTCGAGCTCAAGCTATTTATTTCGTGTAACGAGTCGAGTTTGAGTATCAATAGTAATTATTTGAGTGTTCGATGAGTTTAATTCGagtatttatgttatttatatattctatattttaattatgtaatGAATATTATGGGtttgtattttaataattttacaTGAAGTatgtttaataaaaaaaaagtgataaatgacaaaataattatatgataaatctaaaatataaaaaattaaaaacaagaaaagaaaaactcgaGTTCGATTTTGATAGGGTCAACAGTTTACTCAATCTCAAATAAATTGacttgaaatttaaattttattatattaaatCGAGTTCGAATTCAAATTAATATACTCATTCGAATTTAAAATCGATTAACACGGATAGCGACCGAATTCAAGCACAGTGTAACTTGAATTCGACTCGGCTTAATAGCACTTTACTCATCTAAGATTACTGAAATACAATCAGATAGATATTGCCGGACTGGTACAGTTGTACATCACCAGGCGTCAGCAGAACCAATCAGAGTTGGCCCCCTCCACGTCACCAAACGACCCCACATGGCGTCAATGCAGCAGGATCTTATATCCTTCCATCCCCAGCCCCCAGGAAATTTTCTTCCGCTTCAAACTCAAATAGGTACTAGAGTATTTATTTCGAAATTTTAAGTTCCCACCCAAACACATCATCCACGCATCACATGACGCCACGCACTCCCCCAGGGTCAATCGCAGCCATTGGCACCACCTGGCACTGTCGGGCAATGCGGGCAAACATCAGAAACATGCAGGCCTTGAGATCAAACTTCAACGGCTGAGATTCTGCCCGATCTGCAGACCTGCAGATCTGGCTGCCTTTAAGAAGCGGTGATCCTCCTCCTGCTTTCTTCGTTCAAGCAAGGAGGGTCATAGAAACCCTCGccttttaataattttttgccttttttttggtttaaatatCTTTCCATTTTGATTTTCTGAACACATTTCCCTCCAACAAATTACTAGCTTTCGACTTTCCGGCCAGCGGCGGTTAAAATTTCCGGCTTTCTAGCCATGTGTTCCCGCCATTTTTTGGTCGGAGATTGACCGCCAGGGCGAAATTTCTTGAGCGACCCGtttgatttgaaattcaatCCGCTTATTTTTTTTGGCTCCCGCCTCATATGGCTTCCGCCGTCTTGCCCAGCCGAAATGAGTCCTATTGGGCTGAACGCGAGGTTTGTATGAGGCAATTTCCAAACAACCGCACGAATCATCCCCATTTCTACCCGCGGTTGAATCCTAAACCTCATCCTAACCCTAGCAGGTTTCCAAACCCCATTTTCAACTCAAATTTCAACGTTAGCCGGCAAATCATTGATCTTACAGCTAAAACTGGTCTCCGGCAGCGCAATGAACCATCACCCAGGCCTCCTTTCCTGCCACCTTCGGCGTCGATCAATGATCCGCACTCCTTTAACCGGAGTGCAGATGGGCCTCTTCTATCCAAGGATCCGTTTCACCGAGAGTACGTGACATTCAAAGCGTCATCGTACTCGAAAAGAGAGCTGAAAGAGCTGAAAAATCGACTAATCTCCGACCTCGAACGGGTTCGGACCCTATTGACCCGAATACAGACCCGGGAGCTTGAGTTTAGACCCGGTTTTTGTAGGGCCCTATTCAGGCCGCCTGCTGTAGAAACAAATCACATACCAGTGAACCTTACATCAGATGAGAAGCAGAACCAAAAGAACCGGGCATCCGGGTCAGTGACCCGAAAGGGTAAGGGCAAAAAGAACCAAAAACTTTCGGGGCAAAAAAGGGCTCTTGCTTTAGGTGATGCTCGAGAAACAAAGCGGCCGTTTGTGATCCCAACTTCATCAGAGGCCGAGAAGGCGTCGGAAACGGTGATGAAGAAATGTAAGCAGATTTTGATGACACTTATGAAGCAAAAGCACAGTTGGGTTTTTAATAAGCCCGTTGATGTTGTTCGTCTAAGGCTTCATGATTACTTCAAAGTCATAAAGCATCCAATGGATCTTGGGACTATCAAGTCTAATTTCAACAAAAGGGTGTACAAATCACCCCTTGAATTTGCTACGGATGTAAGGCTGACTTTTAACAATGCCATGAGATATAACCCCAAAGGGCAAGATGTCCACGCAATGGCGGAGTCTATGCTTTGGAGTTTTGAAGAAATGTTTGAGCCCGTGTATCAGGAGTATGAAACCGGACATCGAAAACTGGCTGCTGAGAAGATGAACGAAATTACCAACTGGGTTCAGCTGGAACCGGTGATTGCGATGCCACAACCGATATTGTTGAGTTCGCCTTCATGTCAGAATGAGCAGATTCTGTTGTCTCCTGGATTGCAGAGTACAAGCGGGAAATTGCCAAACCCAAAAGCCAAGGATTCGAACAAGAGGCAAATGAGCAATGAGGAGAAGTCTAACTTGGGGTTGAATTTGCAGAATATGCCGCAGGAGAAGATGGAGCGCGTGGTGCAGATTGTCAGGAAGAGGAATCCTCATTTGGTGCCGGACGGAGATGAGATTGAACTTGATTTTGAGGTTCTTGACGATGACACTCTTTGGGATTTGGATAGGTTCGTGAGTAATCACAAGAAAGCTCTGAGCAAGATGAAAAGGCAAGAACTCGTTGACGGTGCCAATTTGATCGAAGAAGGACCCAAGGTAACGAATAAATGCCATAAGTTTGATATAATAaagattttgacttgttttaaTTGGCTGATAATTCTTTAGTTATGGTAACAGTCTCCAGTTAGTGAGCCTTGTGAGGTGGATGTTGAACAGAACAACAAAGAAGATGCAGGGGAAGAGGATGTTGATATTGGAGAGGACATTCCAGCATTTGACTTTCCCCCTGTGGAGATTGAGAAGGATGTGGAGGTTGAGAAGGGTAATGCTGCTGCCTCCGTTCTGGAGGTTGAGATTGAGGACTGTGCTGGAGCTAATGGTGGATCCCGCAGCTCTAGTGGCGCAAGTTCTAGTAGTGATGATTCTTCTTCTGATGGTATTCTATTCTGCatttatgtttttcttttggcATATATAGTCCACAGAGACTGATGTTGGTGTTTGATACAATGTGTAGATTCAGATTCAGATTCTGGTAGTTCTTCAGGGAGTGATGATTCTGACGAGGATAGTGTACAGTCGCCTTATGTTGAAGCAAAAGGAGTCCCTGCAGCTTAATTCTGTTAATGGGTATGTGAAGATTTCAAGTAACAATTAATGGAAAAGTGAATGGAATTGAGAGGGTTTGAAGTGTTGGCGTTCTATCTTTGTTggctcccctttttttttttttcatttctgggTTTGTGCATTTTGGTAATGGAGGAGAATTAAGGTAACTGTGGTTCTGGCTTTGGCATTGCTTGGCTCAAGCTGTAGCATTTTGTAAAAAGGATGGCCAGAATGTTACTTTAGGTTAGGATAACCGAGACATTAGTTAGACGTGACTGAATTAGGGTGTTACAGCGGAGGGGTATAGTCAGAGAAGTTGGGAAGAACTGAACGGTAGAAAGATAGCAGTAGCATTACTGAGTTTGGTAAAACTCTTTTTGATTTCTATACTGAATCACCACACGATTTTTAGTGGTGGAGCAGCAAAAGCAGTAAACATGTACAGGGAGTAGTGTACTCTGACTGGAAATATGCAAATGTAGTTCTCTCTTCAAAGATCTTACAGAAGAACCCTTTTGGCTTCCTTGAATTCTAATTAGCTGTTTTTAATAGCGTTCCAAACTCGTacttaaatgaaatgaatgccTTAAACGAGTAGTTTTCTTAAATTGGAACTGTTTGCAATCTCATGATTCagaatccagaaattatcaAGTCTAGTCTGCTTCTGTGCAAATATTGTTCAGGATGCTGTGTTACACACATGCTTGAATCTTTATCTTGATTAATTATGGTTTCCCTGAGTCAAAGAAGGAAGTCATGAAAGCAAAATGATACAAACATGTTGAGTATCCATATATTTCAAATGTGATGCATGGTATATGTTGGTGACTTTTTAAGTTGAGATACCTCAATAAGAATGTTTAGCTTTGCTCGAATTGTAATCCTTGGCTTCACAAGCAATTGAAGCTTAACCCAACAGTATTCCCTGTCAAGAATTTGTTATTACGTGTTAAAAGTACGCAAGTGAGAGTAAAACATATTATAGTATTATTCTTATTACAGGAGGAcagaaggcaaaaaaaaaaaaaaaaaaaaaaagtcgggGGGGAGGGGGGTGGGGAGCATGAAGGAAATCCAGAACTGCAGATCAGAATTCAACCGGCAACTTTGCACAACTCCGATAGCCACCAACAAAAAGGAAATGCCAAGAAGCACGATGGCCAGCAAGCATGGGCAAGACGTTAAGAGATTCAAGTTGCCATTGATCTACCttaaatttttcattcaatGGAGAAAAAGGTAGATCAAAGGTACTACTGTCTTGCCACCCAGTTCTCTTCAGCtaagaagggggggggggggttaagGGTTAGGTTATTAGTTCGTGGCCTCAAGAGTTGTCGGCTTTTGAGGGCTTTTGAGGTTTATCTGGGATTAAGGGTTAGTAATTTAATTCTGAATTTTTCGTTGAAAGTTCTCTTCAGCTAAAGACAGGCAGTTGGATGGGCCATTAAGCCAATTGACGTCCTTCGGCGAGTCTCTTCAAAGAGAAGACACTAATGacaacaatctcaatttacaTCTATTCCAAATTCATTCGTTTACAGGCATAATCCAATCAATAAAAGCCAACGCGAGTACCCAATCTTTTCAGACAATTCTGATCACCCCATCAATGAACAGAAACGCAGCAACTTCCACTCCTCCAGTTATCTTATTTCAAGGGGTCCAGTATGTGGTAAGAAACATCTAATGCGTAAAACATGATATGACTGAGAAATAAGAGCACCGCACCGCAAACCTGAACTAAACAAAACTCATTTAATAACCAGGACAAGCAACGCCAACTTCAGTTGGGGCTTAACCTACACAATAAAGAGATTGCAAAAACTGCTGTACTTCCTTTAATGAATCTAAAGCACAATACAGAGAGCTAGCTACTTAAGATCAATTGGGGAGGTACATGATGAACTAGCTAGCTGATCACTGTAAAGATAGAAGGAATGAATTGCGAGAGCATGAGAAAAGCGAGCTCTTCAGAAGCAGTCATTCGCAAGCGATGCCATAAATTTTCGCAAGTCTAACTTCCAATGCCAATATGAAAGCTCCTAAAAAAGTTGGTCataaattttcatatttcacAATGATCCCCTCCACCTTCTGAAAATACATGATGAACGTCCAGGGCATCAGGAACTTATTTCTCCATTACGAAGTCGAAGTACTCTGGAAACCAAACAACACT
This window encodes:
- the LOC113706725 gene encoding transcription factor GTE7-like isoform X1; translation: MASAVLPSRNESYWAEREVCMRQFPNNRTNHPHFYPRLNPKPHPNPSRFPNPIFNSNFNVSRQIIDLTAKTGLRQRNEPSPRPPFLPPSASINDPHSFNRSADGPLLSKDPFHREYVTFKASSYSKRELKELKNRLISDLERVRTLLTRIQTRELEFRPGFCRALFRPPAVETNHIPVNLTSDEKQNQKNRASGSVTRKGKGKKNQKLSGQKRALALGDARETKRPFVIPTSSEAEKASETVMKKCKQILMTLMKQKHSWVFNKPVDVVRLRLHDYFKVIKHPMDLGTIKSNFNKRVYKSPLEFATDVRLTFNNAMRYNPKGQDVHAMAESMLWSFEEMFEPVYQEYETGHRKLAAEKMNEITNWVQLEPVIAMPQPILLSSPSCQNEQILLSPGLQSTSGKLPNPKAKDSNKRQMSNEEKSNLGLNLQNMPQEKMERVVQIVRKRNPHLVPDGDEIELDFEVLDDDTLWDLDRFVSNHKKALSKMKRQELVDGANLIEEGPKSPVSEPCEVDVEQNNKEDAGEEDVDIGEDIPAFDFPPVEIEKDVEVEKGNAAASVLEVEIEDCAGANGGSRSSSGASSSSDDSSSDDSDSDSGSSSGSDDSDEDSVQSPYVEAKGVPAA
- the LOC113706725 gene encoding transcription factor GTE7-like isoform X2 — translated: MASAVLPSRNESYWAEREVCMRQFPNNRTNHPHFYPRLNPKPHPNPSRFPNPIFNSNFNVSRQIIDLTAKTGLRQRNEPSPRPPFLPPSASINDPHSFNRSADGPLLSKDPFHREYVTFKASSYSKRELKELKNRLISDLERVRTLLTRIQTRELEFRPGFCRALFRPPAVETNHIPVNLTSDEKQNQKNRASGSVTRKGKGKKNQKLSGQKRALALGDARETKRPFVIPTSSEAEKASETVMKKCKQILMTLMKQKHSWVFNKPVDVVRLRLHDYFKVIKHPMDLGTIKSNFNKRVYKSPLEFATDVRLTFNNAMRYNPKGQDVHAMAESMLWSFEEMFEPVYQEYETGHRKLAAEKMNEITNWVQLEPVIAMPQPILLSSPSCQNEQILLSPGLQSTSGKLPNPKAKDSNKRQMSNEEKSNLGLNLQNMPQEKMERVVQIVRKRNPHLVPDGDEIELDFEVLDDDTLWDLDRFVSNHKKALSKMKRQELVDGANLIEEGPKSPVSEPCEVDVEQNNKEDAGEEDVDIGEDIPAFDFPPVEIEKDVEVEKGNAAASVLEVEIEDCAGANGGSRSSSGASSSSDDSSSDDSDSGSSSGSDDSDEDSVQSPYVEAKGVPAA